The proteins below come from a single Halobacillus salinarum genomic window:
- a CDS encoding AMP-binding protein translates to MTISERPWHKLYPPEIFTSTEYDKRPLHEFLEESAVLYGEKKALYFMGKELSFKEVLNQTRKLSAYLQDLGLEKGDRVSIMLPNSPQSVIAYYSVLMAGGVVVQTNPLYMQRELEYQISDSEAKMIICLDDFFPRAAAVKGKTELEHIIVTEVKDYLPFPKNIIYPFLKKKQSRLLVKAEQGADTHLWNHIMDVSDGEVHPVEVDAENDLALLQYTGGTTGFPKGVMLTHYNLVVNTQMSVNWLYKCEKGRETVLAILPFFHVYGMTSVMNLSIMMGTKMILMPKFEPEDVLRVIEKQRPTLFPGAPTIYIALLNHPHLKKYDLSSIEACLSGSAPLPVEVQQRFEEVTGGRLVEGYGLTETSPVTHSNFIWGNRVSGSIGVPWPDTDAKIMKIDENEEAEIGEIGEIAVKGPQVMKGYWKKPEETTQVLSEDGWFRTGDMGYMNEEGYFFIVDRKKDMIIAGGFNIYPREVEEVLYEHEAIQEAVVVGVPDPYRGETVKAFIVKKQGSEISDEELDAFCRKNMAAYKVPRIYEFRKALPKTAVGKILRRTLIEEEKRKQEGSKAVQ, encoded by the coding sequence ATGACCATTTCAGAACGACCATGGCATAAACTTTATCCTCCAGAAATTTTCACATCGACGGAATACGACAAAAGACCATTGCACGAATTTCTAGAAGAGAGTGCTGTTCTTTACGGCGAAAAGAAAGCGCTTTATTTTATGGGGAAAGAGCTGTCATTTAAAGAAGTGTTAAATCAAACGAGGAAACTGTCAGCTTATTTACAGGACCTTGGTCTTGAGAAAGGAGACCGGGTTTCAATCATGCTTCCTAATTCCCCTCAATCCGTTATTGCTTATTACAGTGTCCTCATGGCTGGAGGCGTGGTTGTACAGACGAATCCTTTGTATATGCAAAGAGAGCTTGAATATCAGATTTCTGATTCAGAAGCAAAGATGATTATCTGCCTGGACGATTTTTTCCCGAGAGCAGCGGCTGTAAAGGGAAAAACAGAGCTGGAACATATCATCGTTACTGAAGTAAAGGATTATCTCCCATTCCCTAAAAATATCATTTATCCTTTCCTTAAGAAAAAACAATCCAGGCTGCTAGTTAAAGCTGAACAGGGAGCAGACACTCATTTATGGAACCATATTATGGATGTAAGCGATGGGGAAGTACACCCAGTGGAAGTTGATGCGGAGAATGACTTGGCATTATTACAATATACAGGGGGCACAACCGGTTTTCCTAAAGGGGTCATGCTTACCCATTATAATCTGGTAGTCAATACTCAAATGTCCGTGAACTGGTTATATAAGTGCGAAAAAGGGAGGGAAACGGTTCTGGCCATCCTGCCGTTTTTCCACGTTTACGGGATGACTTCGGTTATGAATCTGTCCATCATGATGGGGACGAAAATGATTCTGATGCCCAAGTTTGAACCTGAAGATGTCTTGCGTGTTATTGAAAAACAGCGCCCTACCTTGTTTCCAGGAGCACCTACCATCTATATCGCCTTGCTCAACCATCCTCATTTAAAAAAATATGACCTCTCTTCCATTGAAGCATGCCTGAGCGGTTCTGCACCCCTTCCTGTGGAAGTACAGCAGCGTTTTGAAGAGGTGACCGGCGGGAGACTAGTCGAAGGATACGGATTGACCGAAACCTCTCCTGTTACCCATTCGAATTTTATTTGGGGCAACCGTGTCAGTGGAAGCATCGGAGTTCCGTGGCCTGATACCGATGCAAAAATTATGAAAATCGATGAAAATGAAGAGGCGGAGATCGGGGAGATTGGAGAAATAGCTGTGAAAGGTCCTCAAGTGATGAAAGGCTATTGGAAGAAACCAGAGGAAACAACCCAGGTGCTTAGTGAAGATGGATGGTTTAGAACGGGCGACATGGGTTACATGAATGAAGAAGGATACTTTTTCATCGTTGACAGGAAGAAGGATATGATCATTGCCGGCGGATTTAACATTTATCCCAGAGAAGTAGAAGAAGTACTATACGAACATGAAGCGATCCAGGAAGCTGTCGTCGTAGGCGTTCCTGATCCCTACAGGGGCGAGACGGTCAAAGCGTTTATCGTTAAAAAACAAGGCAGCGAAATTTCTGATGAAGAACTCGATGCTTTTTGTCGGAAAAATATGGCTGCTTATAAGGTTCCCCGTATCTATGAATTCCGAAAAGCTCTGCCTAAAACAGCAGTTGGGAAAATATTGCGCCGGACGCTCATTGAAGAAGAAAAGCGTAAACAGGAAGGATCCAAGGCGGTTCAATAG
- a CDS encoding TetR/AcrR family transcriptional regulator, whose protein sequence is MKKNKPKYKQIIDAAVEVIAENGYHSSQVSKIAKKAGVADGTIYLYFKNKEDILVSLFQNKMGQFIEKIEQETTSRQNAEEKLLTLIETHFEQLSLDHHLAIVTQLELRQSNKELRLKINDVLKRYLAVIDQIVAEGVEENLFRKQLDARLVRQMIFGTLDETVTNWVMKDQRYNLTSQAKEVHSMIVHGLST, encoded by the coding sequence TTGAAAAAAAACAAACCAAAATACAAACAAATTATAGATGCCGCTGTTGAGGTGATTGCTGAAAATGGATATCACTCCTCACAAGTTTCCAAAATCGCTAAAAAAGCGGGAGTGGCTGATGGAACGATTTATCTTTATTTTAAAAACAAGGAGGATATCCTTGTTTCTTTGTTCCAGAATAAAATGGGACAATTCATAGAAAAAATAGAGCAGGAAACAACTTCACGGCAAAATGCTGAAGAAAAGCTGCTCACCTTAATTGAAACGCACTTCGAGCAGCTTTCGCTTGACCATCATCTCGCGATAGTGACCCAGCTTGAATTACGGCAGTCCAACAAAGAGCTTCGTTTGAAGATTAATGACGTCTTAAAAAGATATTTAGCAGTTATTGATCAAATCGTAGCCGAAGGTGTAGAAGAAAATCTTTTCCGCAAACAATTGGACGCGAGGCTGGTACGCCAGATGATATTTGGCACGTTGGATGAGACAGTTACCAATTGGGTTATGAAAGATCAGCGTTACAATCTGACGTCCCAGGCGAAAGAGGTTCACAGCATGATTGTACATGGATTATCAACTTGA
- a CDS encoding enoyl-CoA hydratase, with product MSTIQYHSEKHVATLTIQSPPANALSSTILMDLSENLDRIEKDHSIKAVIIKGEGRFFSAGADIKEFTSFQDSSDSEGLAGKGQQLFNRIENFHIPIIAAIHGAALGGGLELAMSCHIRYVDEEAKLGLPELNLGIIPGFAGTQRLPRHVGTAKAYEMILTGTPISGKEAEAAGLANKSFSQDELFSEVDRLAAQIASKSAPTIQHVMNLVPYAHTSQFGEGIQAESEAFGKVFKTEDAKEGIQAFIEKRKPQFKDQ from the coding sequence TTGTCCACGATTCAGTACCATTCTGAAAAGCACGTAGCAACCTTAACCATTCAAAGCCCACCGGCAAATGCCTTATCAAGTACTATTCTCATGGACCTTTCTGAGAATTTGGACCGCATTGAGAAGGATCATTCTATTAAGGCCGTTATCATAAAAGGGGAGGGGCGTTTTTTTTCTGCAGGAGCAGATATTAAAGAATTTACTTCCTTCCAGGATTCCTCAGATTCTGAAGGTCTTGCGGGGAAAGGTCAACAATTATTTAACCGCATAGAAAATTTTCATATTCCGATTATTGCTGCTATTCATGGCGCTGCACTTGGCGGAGGTCTTGAATTAGCTATGTCTTGTCACATTCGTTACGTTGATGAAGAAGCGAAACTTGGTCTTCCTGAACTGAACCTGGGCATAATTCCAGGTTTTGCGGGTACGCAGCGCCTTCCGCGCCATGTGGGAACAGCAAAAGCATATGAAATGATACTTACTGGTACTCCTATTAGCGGAAAAGAAGCGGAAGCAGCAGGCTTAGCTAATAAAAGCTTTTCTCAGGATGAATTATTTTCTGAAGTCGACAGACTGGCCGCTCAAATCGCTAGTAAAAGTGCTCCAACGATCCAGCATGTGATGAATCTTGTTCCCTATGCCCATACCTCCCAATTTGGAGAAGGGATTCAAGCAGAATCCGAGGCATTTGGCAAAGTTTTTAAGACAGAAGATGCGAAAGAAGGAATACAAGCATTTATTGAAAAACGTAAACCCCAATTCAAAGATCAATAG
- a CDS encoding electron transfer flavoprotein subunit alpha/FixB family protein — MSKKVVVIGEAREGSLRNVTFEAIAAAKIISDGGEVVGVLCGAGDLQESGREMVYYGADRVVTVSHEELKTYTSEGYVQAVHAVIEDESPEGIVMGHTSIGKELTPKLASRLQSGLISDATEVVNEGNSVVFTRPIYSGKAFEKKAITDGITFATIRPNNIPSLDRNDSLQGEVTEKGVEIKNIRTIIKDVIRKSSEGVDLSEAKVIVAGGRGVKSSEGFKPLEELAEVLGGTVGASRGACDAGYCDYALQIGQTGKVVTPDLYIACGISGAIQHLAGMSNSKVIVAINKDPEANIFNVADYGIVGDLFEVVPKLIEELKQLNVNV, encoded by the coding sequence ATGAGTAAAAAAGTAGTAGTCATTGGGGAAGCACGTGAAGGTTCTTTACGTAATGTGACGTTTGAAGCAATAGCCGCAGCAAAAATTATCAGCGATGGCGGAGAAGTAGTTGGAGTACTTTGCGGAGCGGGAGATCTTCAGGAGTCTGGCAGAGAAATGGTTTATTACGGGGCCGACCGAGTAGTGACTGTTTCACACGAAGAATTGAAAACGTATACATCTGAAGGGTATGTACAAGCGGTCCATGCAGTTATAGAAGATGAATCTCCTGAAGGTATCGTGATGGGGCACACTTCTATTGGAAAAGAGCTGACACCGAAGCTTGCAAGCCGTCTGCAGTCCGGGTTGATTTCAGATGCCACTGAAGTTGTGAACGAAGGGAACAGCGTTGTATTTACACGCCCTATCTATTCAGGAAAAGCATTTGAAAAAAAAGCAATCACAGATGGAATTACCTTTGCTACAATTCGCCCAAATAACATTCCATCCCTTGACCGTAATGATTCTCTTCAAGGTGAAGTGACTGAAAAAGGCGTGGAAATAAAAAATATTCGTACAATTATTAAAGATGTCATTCGAAAATCCTCGGAAGGAGTAGACCTTTCTGAAGCGAAAGTGATTGTGGCAGGAGGCCGTGGAGTAAAAAGTTCAGAAGGATTTAAGCCTCTGGAGGAATTAGCGGAAGTGCTTGGTGGAACAGTTGGTGCTTCTCGAGGAGCTTGTGATGCAGGGTATTGTGATTATGCGCTCCAAATTGGCCAGACTGGTAAAGTGGTAACCCCCGATTTGTATATCGCCTGCGGAATTTCCGGAGCTATTCAACACTTAGCAGGGATGTCCAACTCGAAAGTAATTGTCGCGATTAATAAAGATCCTGAAGCAAACATATTTAATGTGGCCGATTATGGAATTGTTGGGGATTTATTTGAAGTTGTGCCAAAGTTAATTGAAGAATTGAAACAATTAAATGTAAATGTTTGA
- the trxA gene encoding thioredoxin gives MAIVKATDQNFTEETNDGLVLADFWAPWCGPCKMIAPVLEELDDEMSDQVKIVKLDVDENQETAGKFGVMSIPTLLLFKDGKVVDQVIGFQPKEALAELISKHS, from the coding sequence ATGGCAATTGTAAAAGCAACTGATCAAAACTTTACAGAAGAAACAAATGACGGTTTAGTCCTTGCAGATTTCTGGGCTCCATGGTGCGGTCCATGCAAAATGATTGCTCCAGTACTCGAGGAACTGGATGATGAAATGAGCGATCAAGTGAAAATCGTAAAGCTTGATGTTGATGAAAACCAGGAAACCGCAGGGAAATTTGGTGTAATGAGCATCCCTACACTTCTTCTATTCAAAGATGGAAAAGTAGTAGATCAAGTGATTGGATTTCAGCCAAAAGAAGCACTTGCTGAATTAATTTCCAAGCATTCCTAA
- the uvrC gene encoding excinuclease ABC subunit UvrC, with protein MNQQIKEKLAVLPDQPGCYLMKDRQGTIIYVGKSKVLRNRVRSYFTGAHDGKTQRLVREIVDFEYIVTTSEIEALILEMNLIKKYDPKYNVLLKDDKTYPYLKVTAERHPRLIVTRQVKKDSGKYFGPYPNVMAARETKKLLDRLYPLRKCNTMPDRVCLYYHMHQCLGPCEFPVSKETNQEIVQNITAFLSGGHKKIKQDLKQKMYKASEDLDFERAKELRDQIENIESVMEQQKMTMNDQVDRDIFGYSYDKGWMCVQVFFVRRGKLIERDVALFPFFDDPEDTFLSYIGRFYLHQNHPYPKQVLVPVATNVTVLEGVLDTKVIIPMRGRKKELVELAMKNAEIALDEKFALIERDEERTINAVEKLGDHLNIETPHRIEAFDNSNIQGADPVSAMIVFIDGRPNKKEYRKYKVRDVKGPDDYETMREVIRRRYKRVLKEDLPLPDLIVIDGGKGQMSAALDVLENELGLDIPLCGLAKDNKHKTSELLYGDPITPVDLDRQSQEFYLVQRIQDEVHRFAISFHRQLRGKGAIQSELDKIPGVGQKRRRLLLKHFKSVQEIKQAEIVEITRLGIPEPVANTILVHLNQEEEEPAED; from the coding sequence TTGAATCAGCAAATAAAAGAAAAGTTAGCAGTCCTGCCTGATCAGCCAGGATGCTATTTAATGAAAGATAGGCAAGGCACCATCATTTACGTAGGAAAATCAAAAGTATTGCGCAATCGTGTCCGTTCTTATTTTACAGGAGCCCACGATGGTAAAACTCAACGACTTGTCCGGGAAATCGTCGATTTTGAGTATATTGTAACGACTTCAGAAATTGAAGCTCTTATTTTGGAAATGAATTTGATTAAAAAATACGATCCTAAATATAATGTCCTTCTTAAAGATGATAAGACGTATCCCTATTTAAAAGTCACAGCTGAACGCCATCCCCGCCTAATCGTCACTAGACAGGTGAAAAAGGACAGCGGCAAATACTTTGGACCTTATCCAAACGTGATGGCAGCGCGTGAAACGAAGAAGCTGTTAGATCGTCTCTATCCTTTAAGAAAATGCAATACTATGCCTGATCGCGTGTGTCTTTATTACCACATGCATCAATGCTTAGGGCCGTGTGAATTTCCGGTATCAAAAGAAACCAACCAGGAAATCGTGCAGAATATTACTGCTTTCTTAAGCGGTGGTCACAAGAAAATCAAACAAGATTTAAAGCAGAAGATGTATAAGGCTTCAGAAGATTTAGATTTTGAACGAGCGAAAGAACTCAGGGACCAGATTGAAAACATCGAATCGGTGATGGAACAGCAGAAAATGACGATGAATGATCAGGTCGATCGTGATATCTTCGGTTATTCTTACGATAAAGGCTGGATGTGTGTACAAGTCTTTTTTGTTAGAAGAGGAAAGCTGATCGAACGGGATGTTGCTTTATTTCCATTTTTTGATGATCCTGAAGACACTTTTCTCAGCTATATCGGCAGATTCTATCTCCACCAAAACCATCCTTATCCGAAGCAGGTGCTCGTCCCTGTCGCGACAAATGTAACCGTACTGGAAGGAGTGCTGGATACTAAAGTCATCATCCCAATGAGAGGGAGGAAGAAAGAGCTCGTTGAACTGGCTATGAAGAATGCCGAAATAGCGCTTGATGAAAAGTTTGCACTCATTGAGCGGGACGAAGAGCGGACGATCAATGCCGTTGAAAAATTAGGAGACCATCTTAACATCGAAACGCCGCATCGAATTGAAGCCTTTGACAACTCAAATATTCAAGGGGCAGATCCTGTTTCAGCGATGATTGTTTTTATTGATGGACGGCCGAACAAGAAAGAATATCGAAAGTATAAGGTAAGAGATGTAAAGGGACCTGACGATTATGAAACAATGAGAGAGGTTATCAGGAGGAGATACAAACGCGTGTTAAAGGAGGACCTTCCTTTACCGGATTTGATCGTAATTGATGGAGGCAAGGGGCAAATGAGCGCAGCACTGGATGTTTTGGAAAATGAACTTGGACTCGATATCCCGCTGTGCGGGCTTGCCAAAGACAACAAACACAAAACAAGTGAGCTTTTGTATGGAGACCCTATTACTCCAGTTGACCTTGATCGACAATCACAGGAATTTTATTTGGTCCAGCGAATTCAGGATGAAGTCCACCGGTTTGCTATTTCGTTTCATAGACAGCTTCGAGGCAAAGGTGCAATTCAGTCTGAACTGGACAAAATACCCGGCGTTGGACAGAAAAGGCGCCGCTTACTGCTTAAACATTTCAAGTCTGTTCAGGAAATTAAACAGGCAGAAATCGTAGAAATTACCCGGCTTGGCATTCCCGAGCCTGTTGCAAATACAATTTTAGTTCATCTGAACCAAGAAGAGGAAGAGCCGGCTGAAGATTGA
- a CDS encoding YslB family protein yields MSVLKESANLDNHNISSLVATGAGFDLLRYYTLPDFLGKDAPYLLYYMGKNVARQTSLHTFEELYEFFQYMGWGDLSLVKEKKKEMVFHLNGHIIEKRLHQNLYPVDFRLECGFLAEMIHILTKVTYECLEEIHEKENFVEITATQA; encoded by the coding sequence ATGAGCGTCTTGAAAGAATCAGCTAATCTCGATAACCACAACATTTCATCGCTAGTAGCAACCGGGGCTGGGTTTGACTTATTACGATATTATACATTGCCCGATTTTCTTGGTAAGGATGCCCCGTACCTCCTATATTACATGGGGAAAAATGTGGCTCGCCAAACTTCCCTACATACTTTTGAGGAGTTATATGAATTTTTTCAATATATGGGTTGGGGAGACCTTTCCCTCGTTAAAGAAAAAAAGAAAGAAATGGTTTTTCACCTTAACGGCCACATAATAGAGAAGCGGCTTCACCAGAATCTCTACCCTGTAGACTTTCGATTAGAATGTGGATTTTTAGCAGAAATGATACATATCCTAACAAAGGTTACATACGAATGCCTCGAAGAAATACATGAAAAAGAAAATTTTGTCGAAATTACGGCAACTCAAGCCTGA
- a CDS encoding succinate dehydrogenase cytochrome b558 subunit encodes MAGTRGYVNRRLHSLLGVLPIGIFLLVHLTVNYFAVRGPEAFNSASEFMESLPYLFVMEVFIIYLPLLFHAIYGVYIAFTAKSNLSSFGYFRNWMFMLQRITGIITLIFIAWHVWETRIAMMFGWAELNYQLMEGILTEPFFFWFYIVGVISTTFHFANGLWSFCVSWGITVSPRSQLIMTYASIVVFVAISYVGVRTLIQFAYGM; translated from the coding sequence ATGGCGGGAACACGCGGATATGTTAATCGAAGACTACATTCACTATTAGGAGTTCTCCCAATCGGGATCTTCTTACTTGTACACTTGACTGTGAACTACTTTGCAGTTCGGGGTCCGGAAGCTTTTAACTCGGCTTCGGAATTTATGGAAAGCTTACCATACTTGTTTGTAATGGAAGTTTTCATAATTTATTTACCATTGCTATTCCACGCAATTTACGGGGTATATATAGCATTCACAGCCAAGAGCAACTTATCAAGTTTCGGCTATTTTAGGAACTGGATGTTTATGCTGCAGCGGATAACTGGAATCATTACATTGATTTTCATAGCTTGGCACGTATGGGAGACCCGGATTGCGATGATGTTTGGCTGGGCTGAATTAAATTATCAGCTGATGGAAGGTATCTTGACTGAGCCATTCTTTTTCTGGTTTTACATAGTGGGAGTTATCTCCACAACATTCCACTTCGCTAACGGTTTGTGGTCTTTCTGTGTGAGCTGGGGAATTACGGTATCTCCGCGTTCACAGCTGATTATGACTTATGCAAGCATCGTAGTGTTCGTAGCCATCTCTTATGTTGGTGTGCGTACACTTATTCAATTTGCTTACGGAATGTAA
- the sdhA gene encoding succinate dehydrogenase flavoprotein subunit, translating to MSNRNIIVVGGGLAGLMATIKAAEQGVHVDLLSIVPVKRSHSVCAQGGINGAVNTKGEGDSPWEHFDDTVYGGDFLANQPPVKAMCEAAPGIIHLLDRMGVMFNRTPEGFLDFRRFGGTQHHRTAFAGATTGQQLLYALDEQVRRHEVNGLVTKYESWEFISAIVDDDGVGRGVMGQNLNTHEIKAFPADAVIMATGGPGIIFGKSTNSVINTGSAAGALYQQGVKYANGEFIQIHPTAIPGDDKLRLMSESARGEGGRVWTYKDGEPWYFLEEKYPAYGNLVPRDIATREIFDVCVNQKLGINGENMVYLDLSHKDPKELDVKLGGIIEIYEKFVGEDPKKVPMKIFPAVHYSMGGMWVDYDQMTNIPGIFAAGECDYTQHGANRLGANSLLSSIYGGMVAGPNAVKYTESLETIADDMTAALFDRRVKEEQEKFDAIMNMDGDENAYQIHKELGEWMTDNVTVVRENEKLLQTDEKILELMERYKRININDTSRWSNQGAMFTRQLWNMLQLARVITLGAYNRNESRGAHFKPEFPERNDEEFLKTTIASYDKENNKPVLSYEAVDTSLIEPRKRDYSKSK from the coding sequence ATGTCAAATCGTAACATCATTGTTGTCGGCGGCGGTCTTGCCGGTCTGATGGCAACAATTAAAGCAGCAGAACAAGGGGTTCACGTGGATCTGCTGTCCATAGTACCTGTAAAACGTTCTCACTCTGTTTGTGCACAAGGCGGAATAAACGGCGCCGTTAACACGAAAGGTGAAGGTGATTCACCGTGGGAACACTTTGATGATACTGTTTATGGCGGGGATTTCCTGGCCAACCAGCCTCCGGTTAAAGCTATGTGTGAGGCTGCTCCTGGAATCATTCACCTGCTGGACCGTATGGGTGTCATGTTTAACCGTACTCCTGAAGGCTTTCTTGATTTCCGCCGTTTTGGTGGAACTCAGCATCACCGTACAGCCTTTGCGGGAGCAACGACTGGCCAGCAGTTGCTTTACGCATTAGACGAACAAGTTCGGCGTCATGAGGTAAATGGTCTGGTAACCAAATATGAAAGCTGGGAATTTATCTCTGCAATAGTTGATGATGACGGTGTTGGCCGTGGTGTAATGGGTCAAAACCTTAACACCCATGAGATTAAAGCTTTTCCTGCTGACGCTGTAATTATGGCAACAGGAGGACCTGGAATCATCTTTGGTAAATCCACAAACTCAGTCATCAACACAGGTTCTGCTGCTGGTGCTCTTTATCAGCAGGGAGTGAAATATGCGAACGGCGAGTTTATTCAAATTCACCCTACGGCTATCCCTGGCGACGATAAACTACGTCTGATGAGCGAGTCAGCACGTGGAGAAGGTGGACGAGTTTGGACTTACAAAGATGGTGAGCCTTGGTATTTCCTAGAAGAAAAATATCCTGCTTATGGGAACCTTGTACCTCGGGATATTGCAACTCGTGAGATTTTTGACGTCTGCGTAAACCAGAAGCTTGGAATTAATGGCGAGAATATGGTGTATTTGGACCTTTCTCATAAAGACCCTAAAGAGCTGGATGTAAAGCTCGGTGGTATCATTGAGATCTACGAAAAATTCGTCGGTGAAGATCCTAAAAAAGTTCCGATGAAGATCTTCCCTGCCGTACACTATTCTATGGGCGGCATGTGGGTTGATTATGACCAAATGACGAATATTCCAGGTATTTTTGCTGCAGGGGAATGTGATTATACGCAGCATGGTGCCAACCGTCTAGGGGCGAACTCCCTCTTGTCATCCATTTATGGTGGAATGGTCGCCGGTCCTAACGCGGTAAAATATACCGAATCCCTGGAGACAATTGCTGATGACATGACTGCCGCTCTATTTGACAGAAGAGTTAAAGAAGAGCAGGAGAAATTCGATGCCATCATGAATATGGATGGAGACGAAAATGCCTATCAGATTCATAAAGAACTCGGTGAATGGATGACCGATAACGTGACGGTTGTCCGCGAGAACGAGAAATTATTACAAACGGATGAAAAGATTCTTGAATTAATGGAAAGATATAAACGCATTAACATTAATGATACGTCTCGTTGGAGTAATCAGGGAGCGATGTTTACCCGCCAGTTGTGGAACATGCTCCAGTTAGCCCGTGTCATTACCCTTGGGGCTTACAATCGTAACGAGAGTCGAGGAGCACACTTTAAACCCGAATTCCCTGAACGGAATGATGAAGAGTTCTTGAAAACAACTATCGCTTCCTACGACAAAGAAAATAATAAGCCCGTATTATCTTATGAAGCTGTAGATACATCACTGATCGAACCGCGGAAGCGCGATTATTCTAAAAGTAAATAA
- the sdhB gene encoding succinate dehydrogenase iron-sulfur subunit, whose translation MSEKKTITFIITRQDEPEQAPYDETFEIPYRENMNVISALMEIRRNPVNANGEATTPVYWDMNCLEEVCGACSMVINGTPRQSCTALVDQLEQPIRLAPMTTFPVTRDLAVDRSRMFDSLKKVKAWIPIDGTYDLGPGPKMPESKRQWAYELSKCMTCGVCLEACPNVNSKSDFIGPAPLSQVRLFNSHPTGEMNKSERLQTIMDAEGLMGCGNAQNCVQSCPKGIPLTTSIASLYRDTAIESFKSFFGSDKQV comes from the coding sequence ATGAGCGAAAAGAAGACGATTACGTTTATCATTACCCGGCAGGATGAGCCGGAACAAGCTCCTTATGATGAAACATTTGAAATACCTTACCGGGAAAATATGAACGTCATTTCTGCACTCATGGAAATTCGCCGTAACCCGGTGAATGCTAATGGTGAAGCAACAACTCCTGTCTACTGGGATATGAACTGCTTGGAAGAAGTATGCGGTGCATGCTCGATGGTCATTAACGGAACACCTCGGCAATCCTGTACGGCTCTTGTTGACCAATTGGAGCAGCCGATTCGTTTAGCACCGATGACAACATTCCCAGTAACGAGAGATTTAGCTGTAGACCGCAGCCGCATGTTTGATTCCCTGAAGAAGGTTAAAGCTTGGATTCCTATTGACGGGACGTATGATTTAGGACCTGGACCGAAAATGCCTGAAAGCAAACGACAGTGGGCATATGAATTGTCAAAATGTATGACATGTGGTGTCTGTTTGGAAGCCTGTCCAAACGTTAACAGCAAATCTGATTTTATTGGGCCGGCCCCTCTTTCTCAAGTAAGGCTGTTTAATTCGCACCCAACTGGAGAAATGAATAAAAGTGAACGGTTGCAGACAATAATGGATGCAGAAGGATTAATGGGATGCGGTAACGCTCAGAACTGCGTGCAATCCTGTCCGAAGGGAATACCGTTGACTACTTCCATTGCATCTCTATACCGTGACACAGCAATTGAATCTTTCAAGAGTTTCTTTGGAAGTGACAAACAGGTTTAA